The Chryseobacterium geocarposphaerae genome has a window encoding:
- a CDS encoding T9SS type B sorting domain-containing protein: MKKILLLGLLAFLLIIPLKISAQTYQLSGNPVNTTGWTMVGPTTVNTDFIQLTPDLNDQSGSIRLNDPINLKYCDKWRVEFDFRMDSPQSYNGDGIAFWYLANPPVASILGSGLGVSQNAVGFIVGFDTYNNTTTAQMSKVHVAYGQVANTTDSNNVEYFNTPGSSFHSPDLNPTQNFRGSTYKHVEVTGQVDPAAPANWIVKVTLDGTVICNQSFAPAGTAAAMTVGYFGFSASTGGARERHSIKNVKVYVDKIPLLATTITKTICPDSTGTSTIDLTTLNSQFTATPANYTFAYYVTGSGTPIANPTHFQYSATTSISVVIKDPTSVLCDNNDAKITLNVAPTVSVTNAILRSCFRPENTATGLFNLTTAPITTTSGVTKKYYPSLTDAQNGTNEILNPDQYIAPNGVVYVTVTNIYECSEIAKITLEVFPPTHSTVLKDKIICFEDKTTLDAGPNFDGYKWSTGATTQSISDVTVGTYWVQLKTGECWTTQTVKVYPSEQPVVSSIDIATNTVTVYVTGGTAPYKYSMDNISWQDSNVFTNITRGDHTVYVKDAYDCEPVVINIVVPNLINVITPNGDGVNDIIDYSALANKQNLVFSVFDRYGTKIHQGDKSNNYKWNGTTAGRKVPTGSYWYSVTWNENDKKSTPIKYSGWILVKNRE, translated from the coding sequence ATGAAAAAAATTCTACTTTTAGGCCTTTTAGCCTTTCTTTTAATAATTCCGTTAAAAATATCTGCACAAACCTACCAGCTTTCAGGAAACCCTGTAAATACAACAGGCTGGACAATGGTAGGTCCTACTACGGTAAATACAGATTTTATCCAGCTCACTCCCGATCTTAATGATCAATCAGGATCTATAAGACTAAATGATCCCATCAATTTAAAATACTGTGACAAGTGGAGAGTGGAGTTTGATTTCAGAATGGATTCTCCTCAAAGTTACAACGGAGACGGTATTGCATTTTGGTATCTTGCGAATCCACCTGTTGCAAGTATACTAGGTTCAGGACTTGGAGTTTCACAAAATGCCGTTGGTTTTATCGTTGGTTTTGACACCTACAATAATACAACCACAGCTCAGATGAGTAAGGTACACGTAGCATACGGACAGGTTGCCAATACAACAGACAGCAACAATGTTGAATACTTCAATACACCGGGAAGTTCATTTCACTCTCCGGATCTCAACCCTACCCAAAACTTTAGAGGGAGCACCTATAAACATGTTGAAGTAACCGGTCAGGTAGATCCTGCCGCTCCCGCCAACTGGATTGTAAAAGTAACGCTTGATGGAACAGTAATCTGTAATCAGTCTTTTGCTCCGGCAGGCACTGCCGCTGCAATGACAGTCGGGTATTTTGGGTTTTCAGCCTCTACAGGAGGTGCAAGAGAAAGACATTCTATTAAAAATGTAAAAGTATATGTGGATAAAATCCCATTGTTGGCAACTACCATTACTAAAACTATTTGTCCAGACTCTACAGGAACTTCTACTATTGATTTAACTACCCTGAATTCTCAGTTTACAGCAACTCCGGCCAACTATACTTTTGCATACTATGTTACAGGAAGCGGAACTCCTATTGCAAACCCTACGCATTTCCAGTATAGTGCAACAACAAGCATTTCTGTAGTTATAAAGGATCCTACCTCAGTATTATGTGACAATAATGATGCGAAAATCACCTTAAACGTTGCACCTACAGTAAGTGTTACCAACGCTATTCTAAGATCTTGTTTCCGCCCGGAAAATACCGCCACAGGACTATTCAACCTAACAACAGCACCAATAACCACTACTTCGGGGGTCACTAAAAAATATTACCCTTCATTAACCGATGCACAAAACGGAACAAACGAAATTTTAAATCCTGATCAGTATATTGCTCCAAACGGCGTAGTATATGTAACAGTAACCAATATTTATGAATGTTCTGAAATCGCAAAAATTACGCTGGAAGTATTCCCTCCTACTCACTCAACTGTTTTGAAGGATAAAATTATTTGCTTTGAAGATAAAACAACATTAGATGCAGGACCAAACTTTGACGGATACAAATGGAGCACCGGAGCAACAACACAATCGATATCTGATGTTACAGTAGGTACATATTGGGTACAATTAAAGACAGGAGAATGCTGGACTACGCAAACCGTAAAAGTTTATCCTTCCGAACAGCCCGTAGTTTCAAGCATTGATATCGCTACCAATACCGTTACGGTTTACGTAACCGGAGGAACTGCTCCGTATAAATATTCTATGGATAACATCAGCTGGCAGGATTCAAACGTTTTCACAAATATTACAAGAGGTGATCATACAGTATATGTGAAGGATGCCTATGATTGTGAACCCGTAGTAATCAATATTGTTGTTCCTAACCTAATCAACGTTATTACACCAAATGGAGACGGGGTAAATGACATTATCGATTATTCCGCATTGGCAAACAAGCAAAACCTGGTGTTTAGTGTATTTGACAGATACGGAACAAAAATCCATCAAGGGGATAAATCCAATAACTACAAATGGAACGGAACTACTGCCGGAAGAAAAGTCCCTACAGGAAGCTACTGGTATTCTGTAACATGGAATGAAAATGACAAAAAAAGCACTCCTATTAAATATTCCGGATGGATATTGGTGAAAAATAGAGAGTAA
- a CDS encoding NAD(P)H-dependent oxidoreductase: MNYLEALSRRYSVKKFNSEIIPQETLHNILESGKLSASSLGLQPYEILVVESNEMKQKLIPAFYNPSQISTCSHLIVIISKKMVDDNYINGYFRHISKVRETPLEKLDLFKNSINQHINQKTQDEIFNWAEKQSYIVLANLMYAAAIENIDTCPMEGFRQELIEEILEINPETEKVTVTLALGYRSEEDHFQHMKKVRKPNEKLFKFI; the protein is encoded by the coding sequence ATGAATTATTTAGAGGCTTTAAGCAGAAGATATTCTGTGAAAAAATTTAATTCCGAAATTATCCCTCAGGAAACACTACATAATATTCTTGAGTCGGGAAAACTATCGGCAAGCTCTCTTGGTCTTCAGCCTTACGAAATCCTTGTGGTGGAAAGTAACGAAATGAAGCAAAAATTAATTCCGGCATTTTATAATCCATCCCAGATTTCCACATGCTCTCATTTAATTGTTATTATTTCAAAAAAAATGGTGGATGACAATTATATCAACGGATATTTCCGACACATATCCAAAGTAAGAGAAACGCCACTGGAAAAACTGGACCTTTTTAAAAACAGCATTAACCAACATATTAATCAAAAAACACAAGATGAAATTTTCAATTGGGCAGAAAAACAGTCTTATATCGTACTGGCCAACTTAATGTATGCGGCAGCAATCGAAAATATAGATACTTGTCCTATGGAAGGTTTTCGCCAGGAACTCATCGAAGAAATTTTAGAGATAAATCCTGAAACCGAAAAAGTAACCGTCACCCTCGCTTTAGGTTACCGTTCGGAAGAAGATCATTTCCAGCACATGAAAAAAGTAAGAAAACCAAACGAAAAATTGTTTAAATTTATTTAA
- the nadB gene encoding L-aspartate oxidase, which yields MIKADVLVIGSGISGLSYAIKVSEQFPDTKIIIVTKSDEDESNTKYAQGGLAVVTDFQKDNFQKHIEDTMRAGDGENKRDVVEMVVTEAPKRFSEIVEWGANFDMKNGKFALGREGGHTENRIVHHKDITGFEIERALLETANKSENIEILDHHYVIDIITQHHVPGKELNEGDIHCYGAYILDEKSKKIKKITSKITLVATGGAGHVYKNTTNPTIATGDGIAFVARAKGKVSNMQYYQFHPTALYSKIDGMLFLISEAVRGDGAKLRTKRGEKFMHKYDEREELASRDIVARAIDAEMKITGDEYVGLDCKEMDHEKFLEHFPNIYKKCKDEGIDPFTQLIPVVPACHYLMGGIEVDRDGQSSIRNLFAVGECTNSGLHGANRLASNSLLEGLVFGHSAAMKTVELLHENNFNFDDLKAVPEWNEEGMKIMDEMVIISYLRKQLQEMMSDLVGIVRSNRRLNMALQKHQEIAAAVDEIYHYSILSPQLSELRNLTTVAHLIITQSMEMKENKGAFYNKDLA from the coding sequence ATGATAAAAGCGGATGTATTAGTAATCGGTTCCGGAATCTCGGGACTTTCTTATGCCATAAAGGTTTCTGAACAGTTTCCTGACACCAAAATAATCATCGTAACAAAATCTGACGAAGATGAAAGCAACACCAAATATGCACAAGGAGGCCTTGCTGTAGTTACAGACTTCCAAAAAGACAACTTTCAAAAACATATTGAAGACACCATGCGTGCAGGAGATGGCGAAAACAAACGCGATGTAGTAGAAATGGTAGTTACCGAAGCCCCGAAAAGATTCAGTGAAATTGTAGAATGGGGAGCAAATTTCGATATGAAAAACGGAAAATTTGCTTTAGGAAGAGAAGGAGGACATACAGAAAACCGAATCGTACATCATAAAGACATCACTGGTTTTGAGATTGAAAGGGCCCTTCTGGAAACCGCCAATAAAAGTGAAAATATCGAAATCCTTGATCATCACTACGTAATCGATATTATCACTCAGCACCATGTTCCCGGAAAAGAGCTCAACGAGGGCGACATTCATTGTTACGGAGCTTATATCTTAGATGAGAAATCTAAAAAAATCAAAAAAATAACTTCAAAAATAACTTTGGTTGCTACCGGAGGAGCAGGTCATGTTTATAAAAATACAACCAATCCTACCATTGCAACAGGAGACGGAATCGCTTTTGTAGCAAGAGCTAAAGGAAAAGTTTCCAATATGCAGTACTATCAGTTTCATCCGACGGCCTTATACAGCAAAATAGACGGAATGCTGTTTCTAATTTCCGAAGCTGTACGTGGAGACGGAGCAAAACTGAGAACAAAAAGAGGTGAAAAATTCATGCACAAATATGATGAACGTGAAGAACTTGCATCAAGAGATATTGTTGCCAGAGCGATTGATGCTGAAATGAAAATCACCGGAGATGAATATGTAGGATTGGACTGCAAGGAAATGGACCATGAAAAATTCTTAGAACATTTCCCGAATATTTATAAAAAATGTAAAGACGAAGGAATTGATCCCTTCACTCAATTAATTCCCGTGGTTCCGGCTTGTCATTACTTAATGGGTGGAATTGAGGTGGACAGAGACGGCCAATCTTCTATCCGAAATCTTTTTGCAGTAGGAGAATGTACTAATTCCGGTCTTCATGGTGCCAACAGATTAGCTTCAAATTCTTTACTGGAAGGCTTGGTGTTCGGACACAGTGCCGCTATGAAAACCGTTGAGCTATTACACGAAAACAATTTTAACTTTGATGATCTAAAAGCTGTCCCGGAATGGAATGAAGAAGGCATGAAAATCATGGATGAGATGGTAATCATTTCATACTTAAGAAAGCAGCTTCAGGAAATGATGAGCGATCTGGTGGGTATTGTAAGAAGTAACCGTCGTCTGAATATGGCACTGCAAAAACATCAGGAAATAGCCGCTGCAGTAGATGAGATCTATCACTACTCTATTCTTTCCCCTCAACTATCTGAATTGAGAAATCTAACCACTGTTGCTCACCTTATCATTACACAATCTATGGAAATGAAGGAAAACAAAGGAGCATTTTATAATAAAGATTTAGCTTAA
- the nadC gene encoding carboxylating nicotinate-nucleotide diphosphorylase encodes MKRPAYVTDKVLKQFIKNALEEDIQDGDHSTLSTIPKDLQQSAKLLVKQDCILAGVELAEIIFKTFDKNLKVETFVKDGDAVKVGEVAFIVTGSARSILSTERLVLNCMQRMSGIATLTHDWDSRLVGTKTKLLDTRKTTPNFRVCEKWAVAIGGGTNHRYGLYDMIMLKDNHIDYNGSITNAVKMAKDYIKKNKKKLKIEVETRNLAEVQEAINAKVDRIMLDNMDIATMKQAVQLINGSCESEASGGITRDQLKEIASTGVTYISAGALTHSADNMDLSLKAVK; translated from the coding sequence ATGAAAAGACCAGCATACGTTACAGATAAAGTTTTAAAACAATTCATCAAAAATGCTCTGGAAGAAGACATTCAGGATGGCGACCACTCTACCCTTTCTACCATTCCAAAAGATCTGCAGCAGAGTGCAAAACTTCTGGTAAAACAAGACTGTATTTTGGCAGGCGTGGAATTGGCTGAAATTATTTTTAAAACCTTCGATAAAAACTTAAAAGTTGAAACTTTTGTTAAAGACGGCGATGCTGTAAAAGTAGGTGAAGTCGCTTTTATTGTCACAGGAAGTGCCCGATCTATCCTTTCCACCGAAAGGCTCGTTCTGAACTGTATGCAAAGAATGAGCGGAATTGCAACACTTACTCACGACTGGGATTCCAGATTGGTCGGAACTAAAACCAAGCTTTTAGACACAAGAAAAACAACTCCAAACTTCAGAGTTTGTGAAAAATGGGCAGTTGCTATCGGCGGAGGAACCAATCACAGGTACGGACTTTACGATATGATTATGTTAAAAGATAATCACATTGATTACAATGGCAGTATTACGAATGCCGTAAAAATGGCTAAAGATTATATCAAAAAAAATAAAAAGAAGCTTAAAATAGAAGTTGAAACCAGAAATCTTGCGGAAGTTCAGGAAGCGATCAATGCAAAAGTCGACAGAATCATGCTTGACAATATGGATATTGCAACTATGAAGCAGGCAGTACAGCTTATTAATGGCTCTTGCGAATCTGAAGCTTCGGGCGGAATCACCCGTGACCAACTTAAAGAAATTGCTTCTACAGGGGTAACCTATATTTCAGCCGGTGCCCTTACTCACTCTGCAGACAATATGGATTTGAGCCTCAAAGCCGTGAAATAG
- a CDS encoding TonB-dependent receptor, with translation MKLINKSMLTAIITLSTASIYYAQQTQDTVKTRSKDIEEVILRGVTDIAKDRKTPVAVSTIKAAQILERQGNQELVELLNTTPSVYATKGGGGFGDSQISIRGFESKNIAVMVNGMPVNDMEGGTVYMSNWTGLSDVTSTMQVQRGLGSSKLAIASVGGTLNFLTRSADMKQGGVVRLGIGNNDYLKTSFAYNTGKSQNGWSSSFLLARQAGGTYIENTDYESYTYFFALGYQPSEKHNLQFMITSSPQWHDQRSYAPTIANFIKFNPDHDGTPYRQYNSDFGYRTDENGRRVAIANAMNYYAKPVMMLNWDWTISNKSKLSTVAYMSNGRGGGARNLGAVGGKGMSSFYDNEGHYNYDAIFAANAAVNPTSNIAGNTLVRTSSVNSHNWYGILMNFQHKINDNWNFSVGTDDRYYYGYHYQVLSDLYGAKGYTDAANKNLPTGNILRNVYDYKKLTWNPFGGSNAPMEDRASFSNDGEVLWYSGFGQVEYSNDKLSAFLQGSVSNQGYQRIDDFIKPGSTQQGQTIDRKTGFKNLFGYNIKGGANYNIDDNSNVFANIGYYSKQPLMNAVYPSNQQVVNPNLTNEKIFSAELGYGFKTANFNAKVNLYRTEWKDRFYRRGGIANIDGNGNNGYSEISGITQLHQGVEVEATYVLNKYVEFNGMFSWGDYQYKGNATGANFLDDNTPVAINGNNTSILYLDKVKVGGSSNNSIPQTTASLGTTITPVKDLKVYGTWQYTGKIYSTLNVADFLKPGNTALQLPDFNLFNVGASYKIRLRNQNQYFTIGANVYNLFDTTYIQDGATNIKSTDAPAKLADGSNNTAKKTYEELGYMYKGIADANRVYFGFGRTWSTTLSFNF, from the coding sequence ATGAAATTAATCAACAAATCGATGCTAACTGCGATAATTACATTATCTACAGCGAGTATTTATTACGCTCAACAAACTCAAGACACTGTCAAAACAAGGTCTAAAGACATTGAAGAGGTAATCCTAAGAGGTGTTACGGATATCGCTAAAGATAGAAAAACACCAGTTGCAGTATCTACCATTAAAGCTGCACAAATTCTTGAAAGACAAGGGAACCAAGAGCTTGTTGAATTATTAAACACAACGCCGTCTGTATATGCTACAAAAGGCGGAGGTGGGTTTGGAGACTCTCAAATTTCGATACGTGGGTTTGAGAGTAAAAACATTGCTGTAATGGTAAATGGTATGCCTGTTAATGACATGGAAGGTGGTACTGTATACATGTCTAACTGGACAGGTTTATCAGATGTTACAAGCACAATGCAGGTACAAAGAGGTTTAGGATCTTCAAAATTAGCTATTGCTTCCGTTGGGGGTACATTAAACTTCCTAACTCGTTCTGCAGATATGAAACAAGGAGGTGTTGTAAGATTAGGTATTGGAAATAATGATTACTTAAAAACATCATTTGCTTACAATACTGGTAAATCTCAAAACGGGTGGTCTTCTTCATTCTTACTAGCAAGACAAGCCGGAGGTACCTATATTGAAAATACAGATTACGAATCATATACTTATTTCTTTGCATTAGGTTACCAGCCAAGCGAAAAGCACAATCTTCAATTCATGATCACGTCTTCTCCACAATGGCATGATCAAAGATCTTATGCACCAACTATTGCAAACTTCATCAAATTCAACCCTGATCATGACGGGACACCATACAGACAATACAATTCTGACTTTGGATACCGTACTGACGAAAACGGAAGAAGAGTAGCGATTGCTAATGCAATGAATTATTACGCTAAACCAGTAATGATGTTGAACTGGGACTGGACGATCAGCAATAAATCTAAATTAAGTACAGTAGCCTATATGTCTAACGGACGTGGTGGTGGAGCAAGAAACCTTGGTGCTGTTGGAGGAAAGGGAATGTCTTCTTTCTACGACAACGAAGGACATTATAATTATGATGCAATTTTTGCAGCAAACGCAGCTGTAAACCCTACATCAAATATCGCGGGGAACACATTGGTCCGTACTTCTAGTGTGAATTCACATAACTGGTATGGTATTTTAATGAACTTCCAGCACAAAATCAATGATAACTGGAACTTCTCGGTTGGTACCGACGACAGATATTATTATGGATACCACTACCAAGTACTTTCTGATTTATATGGAGCAAAAGGATATACAGATGCTGCTAACAAAAACCTTCCTACCGGAAACATTCTTCGTAATGTGTACGATTACAAAAAGCTGACATGGAATCCTTTTGGAGGATCAAATGCTCCAATGGAAGACAGAGCTTCTTTCAGTAATGACGGTGAAGTACTATGGTACAGTGGTTTCGGGCAAGTAGAATATTCTAATGATAAATTATCTGCTTTCTTGCAAGGTTCAGTTTCTAATCAGGGGTATCAGAGAATTGATGATTTTATAAAGCCAGGGTCTACACAACAAGGACAAACCATTGACAGAAAGACTGGTTTTAAAAATCTTTTTGGTTACAACATTAAAGGAGGAGCAAACTATAATATAGATGATAACAGTAACGTTTTTGCAAATATCGGTTATTATAGTAAACAACCTTTAATGAACGCTGTATATCCAAGTAATCAACAAGTAGTAAACCCTAATTTAACAAATGAGAAAATTTTCTCAGCTGAACTAGGATACGGATTTAAAACAGCTAACTTCAATGCTAAAGTTAACTTATATAGAACTGAATGGAAAGACAGATTCTATAGAAGAGGAGGAATAGCTAATATTGATGGAAACGGAAACAATGGTTACTCAGAAATCAGTGGCATTACACAGCTTCACCAAGGAGTAGAAGTTGAAGCAACATATGTACTAAACAAATATGTTGAATTCAATGGGATGTTCTCTTGGGGAGATTACCAGTACAAAGGAAATGCAACGGGAGCTAACTTCCTAGATGACAATACACCAGTTGCGATTAATGGAAATAATACTTCAATATTATACTTAGACAAAGTAAAAGTAGGAGGTAGTAGTAACAACAGTATCCCACAAACAACAGCATCATTGGGTACTACGATTACTCCAGTTAAAGATTTAAAAGTATATGGTACTTGGCAATATACTGGAAAAATATATTCAACACTTAATGTTGCTGATTTCCTTAAGCCAGGGAATACTGCTCTACAATTACCAGACTTCAATCTATTTAATGTAGGTGCTTCTTACAAAATCAGATTAAGAAACCAAAATCAGTATTTTACTATTGGCGCGAATGTTTATAACTTGTTTGATACAACTTATATCCAGGATGGTGCAACAAACATTAAATCAACTGATGCACCAGCTAAATTGGCAGACGGTTCAAACAATACCGCTAAGAAAACATATGAAGAGTTGGGTTATATGTATAAAGGTATTGCTGATGCAAACAGAGTATACTTCGGATTCGGAAGAACATGGTCTACTACGTTATCATTCAACTTCTAA
- a CDS encoding aspartate-semialdehyde dehydrogenase, with protein sequence MKVAVVGSTGMVGQVMLKVLEERNFPITELIPVASERSIGKKVKYKQGEFTIVSMKDAIAAKPDIAIFSAGGGTSLEFAPLFAEAGTTVIDNSSAWRMDPDKKLVVPEINADVLTREDKIIANPNCSTIQLVMVLGPLNKKYDLKRVIVSTYQSVTGTGKAAVDQLNGEISGDDSIAKVYPYQIFKNALPHCDVFADDDYTKEEIKLMKEPKKILGDDTFNLTATAVRVPVQGGHSESVNIEFENEFDLDEVRKILSETPGVVVVDNVKNNEYPMPLYSEGKDEVFVGRIRRDLSQPKTLNLWIVADNLRKGAATNAVQIAEYLVANNLV encoded by the coding sequence ATGAAAGTAGCTGTAGTAGGTTCAACAGGAATGGTTGGACAAGTTATGCTGAAAGTTCTTGAGGAAAGGAACTTCCCTATCACCGAATTAATTCCGGTAGCATCGGAAAGATCTATTGGTAAAAAGGTGAAGTATAAACAGGGAGAATTTACGATTGTAAGCATGAAAGACGCTATAGCTGCCAAACCGGATATTGCAATCTTCTCTGCAGGTGGTGGTACTTCTCTGGAATTCGCGCCTCTTTTCGCTGAAGCAGGAACAACCGTTATTGATAATTCTTCGGCATGGAGAATGGATCCTGATAAAAAATTAGTCGTTCCCGAGATCAATGCAGATGTATTGACGAGAGAAGATAAAATTATAGCAAATCCGAACTGTTCAACTATTCAGTTAGTAATGGTTTTAGGACCTTTGAACAAAAAATATGATTTAAAAAGAGTAATCGTTTCTACTTACCAATCTGTTACAGGAACGGGTAAAGCAGCTGTTGACCAACTAAACGGGGAAATCAGCGGAGACGATTCTATTGCAAAAGTATATCCTTATCAGATTTTCAAAAATGCATTGCCACATTGCGATGTTTTTGCAGATGATGATTACACTAAAGAAGAAATTAAATTAATGAAAGAACCTAAGAAAATTTTAGGGGATGATACATTTAATTTAACAGCGACTGCAGTAAGAGTTCCTGTACAGGGAGGACACTCAGAAAGCGTAAACATCGAATTTGAAAATGAATTCGACCTTGATGAAGTAAGAAAAATCCTATCTGAAACCCCCGGAGTTGTGGTAGTGGATAACGTAAAGAATAACGAATATCCGATGCCTCTTTACTCGGAAGGAAAAGACGAAGTTTTCGTCGGAAGGATAAGACGGGATCTTTCACAGCCAAAGACCCTGAATCTATGGATTGTGGCAGACAACCTGCGAAAAGGAGCCGCTACCAACGCAGTACAAATCGCAGAATATCTTGTAGCAAACAACTTAGTATAA
- a CDS encoding cation diffusion facilitator family transporter yields the protein MNVQKTTNTDKIGFQKLIAAFGIILFIGKIIAWKLTKSDAVFSDAMESIVNIISAFMGLYSLYLAAKPKDEDHPYGHGKVEFVTSGIEGALIAIAGVIIIYEGINSLIVGKVLNKLDWGIFIIAATALINYLLGYISIKKGKRENSLVLISSGKHLQSDTITTLGVVLSLIVVYFTKIYWIDSVVALIFGAYIIVVGYKIVRKSLSGIMDEQDPDLLNQIITVLEENRRTEWIDVHNMKIQQFGSSLHMDAHITLPWYYSLRKAHSEMEKVIILLAQNTKRSVEFNFHMDDCKPISCPICQIEDCPVREKDFIKRVEWTPENVTSIEKHTAR from the coding sequence ATGAACGTTCAGAAAACTACAAATACAGATAAAATAGGCTTTCAGAAGCTCATTGCAGCTTTTGGCATTATTCTTTTCATTGGAAAAATTATTGCCTGGAAACTGACTAAATCAGATGCTGTTTTTTCAGACGCTATGGAAAGCATTGTCAATATCATCAGTGCTTTTATGGGGCTCTATTCTTTATATCTTGCCGCCAAACCCAAAGACGAAGACCATCCTTACGGCCACGGAAAGGTAGAATTTGTCACCTCCGGAATTGAAGGAGCTCTTATTGCCATTGCCGGAGTAATCATTATCTATGAAGGAATCAACAGTTTAATTGTCGGAAAAGTTTTAAATAAATTAGACTGGGGAATATTCATCATTGCTGCAACCGCACTGATCAATTATCTATTAGGATATATTTCTATTAAAAAAGGAAAAAGGGAAAATTCACTGGTGCTTATATCATCCGGGAAGCATTTACAATCCGACACTATTACAACATTGGGAGTTGTGCTGAGTTTAATCGTAGTTTACTTCACAAAAATCTACTGGATAGATTCTGTTGTTGCCCTTATTTTTGGAGCTTATATCATTGTTGTCGGCTACAAAATTGTCCGTAAATCTTTAAGCGGAATTATGGACGAACAGGACCCTGATTTACTCAACCAGATCATTACCGTACTTGAAGAAAACAGAAGAACAGAATGGATCGACGTTCATAACATGAAAATCCAACAATTTGGTTCATCCCTTCATATGGATGCCCATATAACCCTTCCCTGGTACTATAGCCTTCGTAAAGCACACAGTGAAATGGAAAAAGTGATCATTCTTTTAGCCCAAAACACTAAGCGAAGCGTAGAATTTAATTTTCATATGGACGATTGTAAACCCATCTCCTGCCCTATTTGCCAGATCGAAGATTGTCCGGTCCGTGAAAAAGATTTTATAAAAAGAGTGGAATGGACCCCGGAGAATGTAACCAGTATTGAAAAACATACAGCCAGGTAA
- a CDS encoding exosortase F system-associated membrane protein has protein sequence MKILSWFLVVIGIFGLISVRMLEDKLFYDPFLTYFHEAVKNIDFPSFDWGKLILGHIFRFVLNLLFSSLIIQCLFKNTEWTIQGAVLIAIVFAITFPIYLYCIYTQFEIGYLFSFYIRRFVIQPLVLLLIVPLFYYRKQMVLKN, from the coding sequence ATGAAAATTCTTAGCTGGTTTTTGGTTGTAATCGGAATTTTTGGTCTTATAAGCGTGAGAATGCTTGAAGACAAATTATTCTATGACCCTTTTCTTACTTATTTTCACGAAGCTGTTAAAAATATAGATTTTCCCTCTTTTGATTGGGGGAAATTAATCTTGGGGCATATTTTCCGATTTGTTTTAAATCTTTTGTTTTCCAGTTTAATTATTCAGTGTTTATTTAAAAATACAGAATGGACAATTCAGGGAGCTGTGCTAATTGCTATTGTTTTTGCAATCACTTTTCCTATTTATTTATATTGCATTTACACACAGTTCGAAATAGGATATCTCTTTTCCTTTTATATAAGAAGGTTTGTGATTCAGCCTTTGGTTCTGCTGTTGATAGTTCCGTTATTTTATTATAGAAAACAAATGGTACTGAAAAACTGA
- the xrtF gene encoding exosortase family protein XrtF, translating into MLKDFRPVLSILLRFIIIYLVLLFVYQFYLNSFKEAGLDPFSRMVAEQVRLVQNVLGYPTMLYDDVKQEQVWFYVKENYVTRMVEGCNAISVMILFVSFIFAFYKGIKTFVFVFAGLIILYVMNVLRITGLNIVVSDHPGYSKMFHDYVFPAVIYGTVVVLWLVWIKCFALKNENS; encoded by the coding sequence ATGCTAAAGGATTTCAGGCCAGTATTAAGCATTTTATTACGTTTCATCATCATTTATCTGGTGTTGTTATTCGTCTATCAGTTTTACCTAAATAGCTTTAAAGAGGCCGGTCTTGATCCTTTTTCGCGAATGGTTGCAGAACAGGTGAGGCTTGTTCAGAATGTATTGGGCTATCCTACGATGTTATATGATGATGTAAAACAGGAGCAGGTATGGTTTTACGTAAAAGAAAATTATGTCACGAGAATGGTTGAAGGCTGCAATGCTATTTCGGTAATGATTCTCTTTGTTTCTTTTATTTTCGCATTCTATAAAGGGATTAAAACGTTCGTTTTTGTATTTGCAGGGTTAATTATCTTGTATGTAATGAACGTTTTGAGGATTACGGGATTAAATATTGTCGTTTCGGATCATCCCGGTTATAGTAAAATGTTTCACGATTATGTATTTCCTGCAGTTATATATGGTACTGTCGTTGTGCTTTGGTTGGTCTGGATTAAATGTTTTGCCTTAAAAAATGAAAATTCTTAG